One window of the Dendropsophus ebraccatus isolate aDenEbr1 chromosome 12, aDenEbr1.pat, whole genome shotgun sequence genome contains the following:
- the C12H19orf81 gene encoding putative uncharacterized protein C19orf81 homolog: MLFSTDGFPWQPAASNGCHVQAKKQQERDNENKSIKKNFLEEDPNDLKQNVQQLQSEIALLTETITHQNVSLSNILKTKERHLKQILKKYEKLGPEKACTRTYPTPPPPQPLTLCMESPPENDFRHCDILRAIEQIVPKAFEKKQVNKIQFENMNVICGTAGRRNRWLMTTGDFQIRNLLLQSGLEIGGARFPLRCHDEIVVEDYKVHLRSALSKKKILDTLIDSTEASKTP; this comes from the exons ATGTTGTTCAGTACTGATGGGTTTCCATGGCAACCAGCGGCCTCCAATGGCtgccatgtaca GGCCAAGAAACAACAGGAAAGGGACAATGAAAATAAATCCATCAAGAAAAACTTTTTAGAAGAAG ACCCCAATGACCTGAAGCAAAATGTTCAGCAGCTACAATCAGAAATTGCTCTTCTGACAGAGACCATCACACACCAGAACGTCAGTCTTTCTAATATCTTGAAAACAAA GGAGCGGCACCTGAAACAGATTCTTAAGAAGTACGAGAAGTTGGGCCCTGAGAAAGCGTGCACAAGAACATacccaacacctccaccaccccaGCCCCTCACTCTCTGTATGGAGAGTCCA CCAGAAAATGATTTCAGGCACTGCGATATTCTGAGAGCCATAGAACAAATTGTGCCAAAAGCCTTTGAGAAGAAGCAAGTGAACAAGATCCAGTTTGAGAACATGAACGTCATCTGTGGAACAGCGGGACGCAGAAACAG GTGGCTGATGACGACTGGAGATTTCCAGATCCGTAACCTATTACTGCAGTCTGGCCTTGAGATTGGCGGTGCCCGTTTTCCTCTACGGTGCCACGATGAGATCGTTGTCGAGGATTACAAGGTGCACTTGAGAAGTGCCCTGTCCAAGAAGAAGATTCTAGACACGCTTATTGATTCCACTGAGGCAAGCAAAACCCCATAA